The nucleotide window TTAAAGAATTCAGCGATTTCGGCACCGCAGAAGCGGAAGAACTTGCCCGGAACGGGCAGCGTACCCTCTTCACCAGAATAGAACATATGACCAAACCGGTGATTGCTGCCATAAACGGATTTGCACTGGGCGGTGGTCTGGAACTGGCACTGGCCTGTCATATTCGCTATGCCTCGCAAAATGCAAGGTTAGGTCTGCCGGAAGTAACTCTGGGTCTTATTCCGGGTTACGGAGGAACCCAAAGGCTTCCAAAACTCATTGGAAAAGGCCTTGCCAACGAAATCATTTTTTCGGCTAAGATGATCAGTGCGACACGTGCTGCCGAGATTGGCCTAGTAAACGAAGTTTTCAGTTTGGAAGAGTTGCTTCCGAAAGCGCATGAACTGGCTGCATCTATTGCAGCAAACTCGCCAATGGCCATTGCGGAAGCCATCAATGCAGTGAATCTTTCTGATACGGACCGTGGGTATGAGGCAGAAATTAAATCCTTTGGGGTATTGTTTGAAAAGGAAGATAAAAAAGAAGGGGTCACCGCTTTTCTGGAAAAAAGGAAACCGAATTTTTAACATTCCTGCTCCGAACCATCTAAGCTGAACTGCTGTGACACTTAATAAATTTGATATTGCCTATTTACGGATGGCCAGAGAGTGGGCCCGACTCTCCTATTGCCACCGGAAACAGGTTGGGGCTCTTATTGTAAAGGACAGAATGATTATCTCGGACGGCTATAACGGGACGCCTTCCGGATTTGAAAATACCTGTGAGGATGCCGAGGGAAAAACACACTGGTATGTTCTACACGCGGAGGCCAATGCAATCCTGAAACTGGCTGCATCCACCAACTCGGCGAAAGGTGCCACTTTATATTTAACGCTTTCACCCTGCAAGGAATGCAGTAAACTGGTACTGCAGGCCGGGATCAGACGCCTTGTTTACATTAGCGAATATTCAGACGGAGAAGGTATCTCTTTTCTGCGCAATCATGGGATAGATATTCTGCAGATTGCTGAAGAAAACCTGCAACTAAATTAATCAGAAACACAAGACATGAGCTGGACAGAAAAGATTAAAGATTTTGAAAACTTCCTGAAATTTGAAAGGAATTTTTCCGACAATACACTGGATGCCTATCTGCGGGACATACGGAAACTGCAAACCTATGCCGAGAGCCATCTTGCAGATACCGCACCTGAAGATATTTCCTTTCCACAACTGCAGGAGTACCTTTACCAGCTCTCCAAACAGAAATTCAGTGAACGTTCGCAGGCAAGGTGGGTCTCGTCCATCAAGGCCTTCTTCAAATATCTTGTTGAAGACGAAATCCGTACAGATAACCCGGCGGTTCTGCTGGAAGGGCCCAAGCTGGGGCTTTATCTGCCGGACACCCTCTCGTTTGATGATATTGAACGAATAATCACCGCCATAGATGTATCAACAGACCTGGGCAAACGTAACCAATGCATGATCGAAGTTCTGTATGGATGCGGATTACGGGTATCTGAACTTATTGATATTAAGATATCCAATATCAACTTTAAGGAAAATTACCTGAAAGTGGACGGTAAAGGGGACAAATCAAGGTTTGTACCTCTGGCCGACTATACTACAAGACTTATCCGTGATTATATCAGGAATGTACGGTCACAGTACAAAATCAACAAAAAATTTGAAGACGTACTTTTTCTGAACAGCCGGGGGTCTGCCATGTCCAGGGTAATTGTTTTCATCATCATTAAAGAACTTACGGAAAAGGCCGGCATCAGCAAACGGATCTCTCCGCATACCTTCAGGCATTCCTTTGCTACACATCTGCTCCAGAACGGCGCAGACCTTCGCTATATACAGGAAATGCTGGGACACTCAAGCATTACTACCACTGAAATCTATACACACCTGAAGACCGAGGAGCTTCGGGATGTCATCTTAAATTACCATCCAAGGAACATTACATGAACGCTTCCCTGAAATACTGTCCCAATTGCGGTACAGAAACCCTGGAATGGACTGAAGATAAGAAATGGTCCTGTGACTGCGGATTTGTTCTGTACCATAATGTGGCGTCTGCTGTGGCAGTTATAATCCGTCATGGTAACGAACTTCTCTTTACGCGCCGCAACCGGGAGCCCCAGAAAGGGAAACTGGACATGGCGGGCGGTTTTGTGGATCCCCACGAATCTGCTGAAGACACCTGCTGCCGTGAACTGTTTGAGGAACTGGGTCTTCTGATTGATATAAGCCGGCTGAAGTACCTTGCCTCCTTACCCAACATTTACAGGTTCAAGGACATCAGTTATAATACTCTGGACCTCTTTTACGAATATGAAGTTGACGAAAAATTCCAAGTGGAACTGGAACTTTCAGAAATTTCAGAAACACTCTGGATAGACCGCACCAAAATTGACCTTGAAGAACTTGCCTTTGAATCGCAGCGCAAATTCCTTTGGGACTATTTGCGTTAAAGAAAAATCAAGCTACAAAACTTCCTGTCCTCCTCCTGAGAAAAAGGCTTCAAGCTCCCGCAGCGTCTCCGGACTGGTAGCAATATCCCTGACAATTTTTCCCCGGTTTAAGACCACAATCCGGTCGCTTACCTCAGTAGTATGGGCCAGATCATGACTGGAGATCAGGAAAGTGACCTGGTGAGTCTGAGACCAGCTACGGATCAGCTTCTTAAGTTTGAACTGTGTGCTTGGATCCAGATTGGCAAAAGGTTCGTCCAGAATAATAATTTCCGGCGTTCCTATGAGAGCACCCACAATTCCCACCTTCTTTTGGTTTCCTTTGGAAAGGTCGCGAACATATTTCTTTCCATCCAGGATCTCACCGTTAAAGAAATCCGTGAACTGCTGCAGAAACAGGTCGACTGCCGCTCTGTTTTGCCCCCGCAGTTCACCCAGAAAATAAAAATATTCTTCGGGTGTAAGGTAACCTATCAGGAAAGAATCATCTATAAATGCAGAAGTAAGTGTTTTCCAGTTCTCACTTTCTGCCACATTCTCACCTGCTATAAGTACTTTGCCGGAGGTGGCTTCAATTAGGTCCAGCAGCAGCGAAAAAAGCGTCGTTTTGCCCGCGCCGTTATTTCCTACCAAACCGAAACTTTCACCCTTGGTGATTTCCAGAAAAGGCACATTTAAAACCTCAGTACTGCCATAGACTTTCGAAATATTCTGAACTGTTATCATCATTATTAGTTTTCTTTTTTAAAGGCTTCGAGTGTGGAATATTTTTGGGTTTTGTACACATTCACAATAAAATCAAAAATATAGTTCCGGAGCATAAAACCGGCCGCTCCCAACAGACCCAATGCCGCTACAGCCGCGTACATACCAATAAAGTATTTTACTGTGGCAAAGACGGCCATAGGCAACACCATTTGGGGTATTGCAATAAGCAGAACCTTCATATTGAAACTGTTCTTTCCTCCACCAAAACTTTTTGCTGTGGAATTCAGATCAATTGCCTGCTTATTATAGGCACCCGCAAGTAAGGTGAGGTAGGAATTTACACCAAGATTATAAAGTCCTGCTCCCAAAATTGTTAGATAGGTTTCCCAGCCGAAGTACAGATACGCTGTGGACAGAATCATACCTATGAATATGCTGAGAATGATAAGTGACCATTTAGCCATAAGAAACTTCTTATAAGGAACCTGTTGCGTCATCATAAGCGGATAGTAGGATGAGTCCCAGGCAGGCACACGTTGGCCGAACATCATCATAAATCCTCCGGTTACGAATATGGCTGCAAAAAGTTTCATAAAATCAGACTGGTACATATCATTGAAGAACAGCAAACCATAAAAGAGAAAAGCAATACTCATATACAGTGTAACCTTAGCTGCTTTGCTTCGCTTCAGCAGGCGGATGTCATTGTTAATGAATGTCCCGGTGGTACCAAAACGCTGCAGGTATTTGATATCCTCCGTCTTACCTTCCGCCTTTTCCAGCTCAAGGCCTTTGTCAAGGTAGAAATTACCGAGGATAGCCCGGTAACACAGATAACTCACAACTGCAGCCAGGACTACCGTAATCAGGAACGCGCCAGGAATCTCATAAAACGAATAGAACAAAGCCTCCGAATAGGATGAAAAAGGTACAAAACCGTAGTAATCGAGGGCACCCAGTCCTATAACCAACGCTGCAACGGAGAACAGAACCGCATTTTTTTTGTTCAGCAGAATGTTGAGAAAGTTATTGAAATAGAAGACCGCCATAATGCCCAGCAAAAACATGAGTACGCCGGGAACCGAATAACCTCCATGAAAAATAAGCAGAGCACAGAACGGCAGCATAAAAAGGAGATAACCCCAGTTGAAGAAATGCAGGAAAATCCGGAGAACCGTGTAATTTACAAGTTGTTTTTTGCTGATGTTCTGGGCCAGGAAGGGTTTGATATTCTGCGTAGGCATTTGCTGCAGGAAATACCGGACAACCAGATCCAGGACTGCATAATAAAGAAAATATTTTGAAAAAATCCTAAGCGGATCCTGGCCTCCTTCTTCTTTGGCTATAAAATAAAGGCCGAATGCCATTCCCACAAACATGGCCCCTATCCAAAAATAGGTAAATGCCATGAGCAGTTTCATAACCAGGTTTACTCCAAACTGCGGATTGCGGAGAAAATGCTTCAATTCCAGCGATAGTAATTTAAAATACATCTTCTAAATTTAATAAAAATTATTTCATAAGCAGCCTGGCCTGCTCCATCGCGGCTTGTGTTACTTTGGTGCCGGACAAAAGCTGGGCAATCTCCTGAAGTTTTTCCAGGTCGTCCAGAGGCCTGATTGAACTTTGGGTCCGACCGGAAACTTCCTCCTTATGAACTTTAAAGTGATTGTCTCCTTTAGCAGCCACCTGCGCCAGATGTGTGATTACGACCAGCTGCATATTCTGCGACATCTCACGCATCACATTGCCCATTTCCTCAGCAATTTTGCCCGAGACACCGGTGTCAATTTCGTCCAGGATCAGGGTAGGCAGTTCGGCGTTCTCGGCCATCAGTTTCTTTATTGAAAGCATAACTCGTGAACGTTCACCACCGGAAATTGCCGTTTCAACCGGTTTAAGCGGAAATCCACTATTTGCCTGAAAAAGCAGTCGTATATTCTCATTTCCAAACCGTCCAAAATCTGGCCGTGGTGTAAGTTCTACTTCAATCCTGGCCTTTTCCAGACCCAGTTGTTTAAGCAAGGCTTCCATTTTTGCTTTAAATACAGGAGCCGCTTTTTTCCGGTTTGCGGCAAGCAACGCCGCCAAACGGGCGAGATTTCTCTCCTTTTCCTTAATCTCGGTCTGTGTAGCCTCAATAAGCTGCTGAAGCTCTTCCATACCCGTTTGCTCGCCGGCCAGTGCATCACGAACTTCTATAAGCTCGGAGACAGTTGCGGCCTGATGCTTCAGGAATAGTGCATTCAGGCTGTTAACCCTCTCATTAAGCCTTTCCAGAACCCCGGGATCCGTTTCAATCTTCTCGGCTTCATTCTGCAGGTCAAACACAATATCCTTGAATTCCACGATATTTTCAGCCAGGCGTGTGTTCAGAAGTGTAAATTCATGCGAGAGGTCTGCGATCCGGTTCAGCCTCGATTTTACTTCATTTATAGTATCCAGCAAGCCAATCTGTTCCGCATCTAGTTTCAGAAAGATTTCCTTCAGGTTTTCGGTGATGGCATCTGCATTCTCCTGCTTTTTCAGTTGGCTCTGCAAATCTTCCCAATCCACATCGTCCAGGTTGGCCTCATTAAGTTCATTGAGCAGGAACTGCTTATAATCGGCCTCTCTGTTACCTTCGTGTAACCTGAGCATATAATGCTGAAGTTGAGTTTTCAGCGTACCAAAAGCTTCGAAGGCAGTCTTATATTCAGCGATAAGTGATTTATTCTCAGACAGACCGTCTACAATACTGAACTGGTATTCTTCATTAAAGAGATCAGAACTTTCAAATTGGGAATGAATGTCTATTAATTTGCCGGACAGTGATTTCAGGACCTCCAGCGTTACTGGTACATCATTGATAAAAGCACGTGAC belongs to Chryseobacterium sp. and includes:
- a CDS encoding NUDIX hydrolase; translated protein: MNASLKYCPNCGTETLEWTEDKKWSCDCGFVLYHNVASAVAVIIRHGNELLFTRRNREPQKGKLDMAGGFVDPHESAEDTCCRELFEELGLLIDISRLKYLASLPNIYRFKDISYNTLDLFYEYEVDEKFQVELELSEISETLWIDRTKIDLEELAFESQRKFLWDYLR
- a CDS encoding enoyl-CoA hydratase-related protein, whose amino-acid sequence is MNYENIAVSTEGKTTVITISRPHALNALNAATISELGDVLNRLDSDASCRVVIITGSGDKSFVAGADIKEFSDFGTAEAEELARNGQRTLFTRIEHMTKPVIAAINGFALGGGLELALACHIRYASQNARLGLPEVTLGLIPGYGGTQRLPKLIGKGLANEIIFSAKMISATRAAEIGLVNEVFSLEELLPKAHELAASIAANSPMAIAEAINAVNLSDTDRGYEAEIKSFGVLFEKEDKKEGVTAFLEKRKPNF
- a CDS encoding DNA repair protein RecN, coding for MLNRIFIKNFALIDSLELQLHKGLQVITGETGAGKSIILGALRLIMGERADVKAIQDSATKSVVEAEFLLDDSYRPFFLNNDLDFEIHTLVRRELLPSGKSRAFINDVPVTLEVLKSLSGKLIDIHSQFESSDLFNEEYQFSIVDGLSENKSLIAEYKTAFEAFGTLKTQLQHYMLRLHEGNREADYKQFLLNELNEANLDDVDWEDLQSQLKKQENADAITENLKEIFLKLDAEQIGLLDTINEVKSRLNRIADLSHEFTLLNTRLAENIVEFKDIVFDLQNEAEKIETDPGVLERLNERVNSLNALFLKHQAATVSELIEVRDALAGEQTGMEELQQLIEATQTEIKEKERNLARLAALLAANRKKAAPVFKAKMEALLKQLGLEKARIEVELTPRPDFGRFGNENIRLLFQANSGFPLKPVETAISGGERSRVMLSIKKLMAENAELPTLILDEIDTGVSGKIAEEMGNVMREMSQNMQLVVITHLAQVAAKGDNHFKVHKEEVSGRTQSSIRPLDDLEKLQEIAQLLSGTKVTQAAMEQARLLMK
- the xerD gene encoding site-specific tyrosine recombinase XerD, with amino-acid sequence MSWTEKIKDFENFLKFERNFSDNTLDAYLRDIRKLQTYAESHLADTAPEDISFPQLQEYLYQLSKQKFSERSQARWVSSIKAFFKYLVEDEIRTDNPAVLLEGPKLGLYLPDTLSFDDIERIITAIDVSTDLGKRNQCMIEVLYGCGLRVSELIDIKISNINFKENYLKVDGKGDKSRFVPLADYTTRLIRDYIRNVRSQYKINKKFEDVLFLNSRGSAMSRVIVFIIIKELTEKAGISKRISPHTFRHSFATHLLQNGADLRYIQEMLGHSSITTTEIYTHLKTEELRDVILNYHPRNIT
- a CDS encoding deoxycytidylate deaminase, with product MAREWARLSYCHRKQVGALIVKDRMIISDGYNGTPSGFENTCEDAEGKTHWYVLHAEANAILKLAASTNSAKGATLYLTLSPCKECSKLVLQAGIRRLVYISEYSDGEGISFLRNHGIDILQIAEENLQLN
- a CDS encoding DUF5687 family protein; this encodes MYFKLLSLELKHFLRNPQFGVNLVMKLLMAFTYFWIGAMFVGMAFGLYFIAKEEGGQDPLRIFSKYFLYYAVLDLVVRYFLQQMPTQNIKPFLAQNISKKQLVNYTVLRIFLHFFNWGYLLFMLPFCALLIFHGGYSVPGVLMFLLGIMAVFYFNNFLNILLNKKNAVLFSVAALVIGLGALDYYGFVPFSSYSEALFYSFYEIPGAFLITVVLAAVVSYLCYRAILGNFYLDKGLELEKAEGKTEDIKYLQRFGTTGTFINNDIRLLKRSKAAKVTLYMSIAFLFYGLLFFNDMYQSDFMKLFAAIFVTGGFMMMFGQRVPAWDSSYYPLMMTQQVPYKKFLMAKWSLIILSIFIGMILSTAYLYFGWETYLTILGAGLYNLGVNSYLTLLAGAYNKQAIDLNSTAKSFGGGKNSFNMKVLLIAIPQMVLPMAVFATVKYFIGMYAAVAALGLLGAAGFMLRNYIFDFIVNVYKTQKYSTLEAFKKEN
- a CDS encoding ABC transporter ATP-binding protein, giving the protein MITVQNISKVYGSTEVLNVPFLEITKGESFGLVGNNGAGKTTLFSLLLDLIEATSGKVLIAGENVAESENWKTLTSAFIDDSFLIGYLTPEEYFYFLGELRGQNRAAVDLFLQQFTDFFNGEILDGKKYVRDLSKGNQKKVGIVGALIGTPEIIILDEPFANLDPSTQFKLKKLIRSWSQTHQVTFLISSHDLAHTTEVSDRIVVLNRGKIVRDIATSPETLRELEAFFSGGGQEVL